The Plasmodium knowlesi strain H genome assembly, chromosome: 14 genome has a segment encoding these proteins:
- a CDS encoding 2-oxoisovalerate dehydrogenase subunit alpha, mitochondrial, putative, whose protein sequence is MKNLVQRYLFRKSSFPRFCSKRSICTLSQKRNLSAYKIYTDGLIHSEFSTELKTTNEVNRLPIFRILDTEGNLLDGHTAPFSDEEIVNLYKQMVEFSIWDEIFYGIQRQGRISFYIVNDGEEGIQFGLGKVLTPEDHLYCQYRETGILLSRGFDYPDIINQLFGNKYDEGKGRQMCICYTSKNLNIHTITTPLASQLSHAAGCGYALKLKNQKAVAATFCGDGSSSEGDFYAALNFAAVRESQTMFICKNNLYAISTSIKDQYRGDGVAPRALALGIESVRVDGNDLFATYLAAKKMREICTEQSKPVFMEFMAYRYGHHSTSDDSTLYRPKEENDAWKKDGVHPISRLFLYLKNKNLYTDEDDKLHRKAVKEKVLKELKKHESIKRYNIVGGLFENVYHEEDWNLKEQRENFEEFFKKHKNCYDTSKFES, encoded by the coding sequence atgaagaacttgGTTCAAAGATACCTCTTCAGGAAAAGCTCCTTCCCCCGTTTCTGCTCCAAGAGGAGCATTTGCACCCTAAGTCAGAAGAGAAATTTATCCgcatataaaatatacacaGACGGGCTCATCCACTCGGAATTCTCAACCGAATTAAAAACGACAAATGAAGTGAACAGACTTCCTATTTTCCGCATACTAGATACGGAAGGAAATTTATTAGACGGCCATACTGCCCCCTTTAGCGATGAAGAAATAGTGAACCTATACAAACAGATGGTTGAATTCTCAATATGggatgaaatattttatggcATTCAAAGACAAGGCAGAATTTCCTTTTACATTGTAAATGATGGAGAAGAGGGGATCCAGTTTGGTTTGGGAAAAGTTCTAACTCCAGAAGACCACCTATACTGTCAATATAGAGAAACAGGCATTTTATTGTCCAGGGGATTTGATTACCCGGATATCATTAATCAACTGTTTGGGAACAAATAtgatgaagggaaaggaagacaAATGTGTATTTGCTACACAAGTAAGAACTTAAACATACACACCATTACAACTCCTTTAGCATCTCAATTATCTCATGCCGCAGGTTGTGGTTATGCGttgaaattgaaaaatcaGAAGGCTGTTGCTGCGACATTTTGTGGGGATGGTTCTTCATCGGAAGGAGATTTTTATGCCGCTTTAAATTTTGCAGCTGTAAGAGAATCCCAAACCATgtttatttgcaaaaataatttgtatgCTATATCTACTTCTATAAAAGATCAGTACAGAGGTGATGGTGTGGCTCCTAGGGCCCTAGCTTTAGGTATAGAATCCGTTAGGGTTGATGGAAATGATTTATTCGCTACCTATTTAGCTgccaaaaaaatgagggaaaTTTGCACAGAACAATCTAAACCTGTCTTTATGGAATTTATGGCCTACAGATATGGTCATCATAGTACCTCCGATGATTCTACCCTGTACAgaccaaaggaagaaaatgatgcATGGAAAAAAGATGGGGTCCATCCAATAAGCAGACTATTCctttacttaaaaaataaaaatctgTACACAGATGAGGATGACAAACTGCACAGAAAAGCCGTCAAAGAAAAAGTTCTAAAAGAGTTGAAGAAGCATGAAAGCATTAAAAGGTACAATATTGTAGGTGGCCTCTTTGAAAATGTGTACCATGAGGAGGATTGGAATTTAAAGGAGCAAAGGGAAAACTTTGAGGAGTTTTTCAAGAAGCATAAAAACTGCTACGACACATCCAAGTTTGAAAGCTAG